A region of the Pirellulales bacterium genome:
AGGCTGCTAGACCGAAGCGACGCGTCCCACGGACTTTGCGATCAAACGGTTGCCGCTATGGTCGGGATCGTTCGCACGCTCATCACGCCGTTAAACCGCCGTCGATCGTCAACACGTGTCCCGTAATGTACGAAGCCGCGTTGCTTACCAGAAACAACACACTGCCGACAACCTCGTCTGGCGTTCCCAGCCGTCGCACCGGTACTCGATTGACGACCTCCTCCAGGACCTTCTCGCCCAGTTTGTCCGTCATTTCCGTCTCGATAAAGCCCGGCGCGATGGCATTTACTGTCACCTTGCGGGTCGCCAACTCGCGGGCCACCGAACGCGTCATGCCGATCAAGCCTGCTTTCGAGGCCGAATAATTGGCCTGCCCTGGGTTGCCCATCAAGCCCGACACGCTGGCGATGTTTACGATCCGGCCATAGCGTCCCTGCATCATCGGCCGCGTGACGGCCCGGGTGAACAGAAAGGCGCCGCGCAGGTTGGTGTTGATCACGTCGTCCCACTGGTCGTCCTGCATGCGTGGGATGAGCGTGTCGCGCGTGATGCCGGCATTGTTGACGAGAATCTGCAGCTTCTCCCATTTTTCGAGCACAGCGTCGACCGTCTTTTGCACGCTCTCGGACTGAGTCACGTCGCAGGAGAAAGCTTCGGCCGTGCCGCCGGCTGAGGCGATTTCGTCCACCGTACTGCGCAGCTTGTCAGCATTGCGCGCGATGCACGCCACGCGGGCACCCGCGCGCGCCAAACCCACGGCGATCGCGCGGCCCAAACCCTGAGAGGCTCCGGTGACAATCGCCGTCTGGCCGCGCAGGTCGACCGACAGTTTCGCGTCGAAGGTGTCCGCCACAGCACACTCCTTTATGTTCGTAGCCGGCACAAGGCCGCGCTAATCCATCACACTTTGACAGGCAATCTTGCGATCGATGCGCCGCAGCAAGCCGCGCAACACGCGTCCGGGCCCGACCTCATAAAACTGGTCGACGCCCTGGTCGATCAGATGGCGCAACGAATCCTCCCAGCGCACCGGATTCACGACCTGCTTGACCAACAGGGCGCGAATCTCTTCGGGGTTCGCGTGCGCCGCGGCATCGACATTCGAGACGACGGGGATCTTTGGGTCGTGCATCTTTACCTTGGCCAGGCCCGCCGAGAGCCGCGCCACGGCCGGTTCCATGATCTTGGTGTGAAACGCGCCGGCCACGGCCAGGGGAACGGCCTTCATGGCGCCCGATTTTTCGGCCAGCTCGGCAGCGCGCTCGCAGGCGGCATTGCTGCCCGAGATCACGATATTCCCGGGACAAAGCAAATTGGCGATTTCCAATACGTCGCCGCCACGGGCCTGATCGACGACCGATTGCACCTGTACGCGTTCCATGCCGAGGATGCTGACCATGCCACTGGGAGCAGCGTCGGCGGCATCCTGCATGGCCGCGCCGCGCAATTGCACGAGCCGCAATCCATCTTCGAAATCCAATACGCCGGCAAACGTCAGCGCGGTGTATTCACCCAGGCTCAGGCCGGCCGCCGCCTCGCACGACAGCACCACATCGGGCGACTCCGCCCGCAGGGCTTCGACGGCGGCCAGGCTGGTGACGAAGAGCGCCGGCTGACTGATGACGGTCGAATCAAGCTCCTCGGCCGGCCCTTCGAAGCAGAGCTTGGCCAGGTCGAAGCCCAGGACCGCATTCGCGCGGTCGTACAGCTCGCGCACGGCAGGCAGCTTCTCGGCCAAGGCCGCGCCCATTCCGACGCTCTGCGCGCCCTGCCCGGGAAACAGAAAGGCGATCTTCGACACCGGCGGCATTCCTTGTGTGTGAGCGCAACAGCACGCTGGGCCGCTGCGCGAGAACCTGACGAGCGCTTAGTTTAGCAATCCGTGGCCACGGCGCAAGACCAGGATGCTGAGGGCGCAAGGTAGGAAACGGGCAGACATCGAGCGCACTCCCGCATCGATGTTCAAAAAGGACCCACTTGTTGGACGGCAGGGCGCCGGGCGGGTACGAGCGAAGACGGGTGCTATTCCGCCGGCTCGACCATGACGCGACCCATGTAGTAGCCGCAATTCGGGCAAACCACGTGCGAGGGCAGGGCGGTGCTGCACTGCGGACAGTAGTGCAATTGCGGCGGGGTCTTGAAGTCATGGGCCCGACGGCTGCGGGTCTTCGAATTCGATTGACGGCGTTTTGGTACGGCCATGATCGTGAGATTCCTCGGTACCGGGCGACAAAAACGAGGCCGCTCGGCACCAGCCAAGCCTGCTCAAACTCGCGGAAACGACTCACTTTAGGGGGCGATTCCAGGGCTGTCAATCGGTCGCCGCTGGGCCAAACTCGCAGGTTTTAAACTAACCCCGTTGCCCAGAACCCCGCCAGCATCAGGCAAAAGCCCAGGTGCAACACGAGCAAGGCGAGGACTGCAAAGCCCAGGTAGCTAAACGGCTCTGTCCGCCGCACCCAGCAGCGCCAATAGACGAGCAGCCCTTCGATAATGATGGCCGCGACCAGGGCAGGCGTTCCGCCAGGCGACGCCCAAGCCAACAGTGCGGCGAGCGCCGTTACGCCGAACAGCATGGCGAGACTGAATTGCAGCGGCGTCCCGCTCCGCTCGCGACGGTAATCGAAATAGTAGGCCCCAACCAGGCCCAGGAACGTGTAGCCGCAAAACCGCGCCGTCCAGAGCACCGTCAGCGGGTCCACGCCCAACAACTCAAGAAGCGGCGCGCACATGCCCGCGATCAGGAAGAGCACCGCGGCCGAGAGAAAAATGGTTCGAATGGCCATATCCGCTCGCTGTTCGTGCTCTAGATCAACTGCCGACCGTGCTACCCCACGTGCGCCGCGAGTTGATCATGGATCGCCTGGCGGGCTCGATCAAGCGCCGCGGGTAATTTCGCGGGATCCTTGCCGCCCGCCTCGGCCATGTCGGGACGGCCGCCGCCTGAGCCGCCGACGACCTCGGCCGCCGCTTTGACCCACTGGCCCGCGTGCACCTTCTTTTGCTCCAGGTCCCGGCTTACACCCGCGGCCAGCACGACTTTGTCCTGCTCGACGCTGGCCAGGAATACGGCCGTAGGCGTTCCCTTGCGCCGCAATTGATCGATCAATTGCCGCAAGACAGGGCGTGTGCCGCCGGGCACCTCGGCCACGATGACCTTCGTTCCAGAAACATCCTCGGCCGTGGCCAACAGCTTTTCGGCCGAAAATTCCTCGCCCGACGGGCCGCGGGCCGGCTGCTTTTTCAACTCGCGCACTTCTTTGGCCAGGGCCGCCACGCGAGCCGGCACTTCGCTGACCGGAACCTTCAAAGTCGCCGCCACCTCGGCCAACAGCGCCTCTTCATCCTGCACCTTTTGCAAGGCCGCCGGGCCGGTGAGGGCCGTGATCCGGCGCGTCCCGGCTGCCACGCTCTCTTCGCCGACGATCTTGAACAGACCGGCTTGTCCCGTGTTGCTCAGGTGCGTGCCGCCGCACAGTTCCTTGCTGAAGTCCCCCATCGACACCACGCGCACCACGTCGGGGTACTTCTCGCCAAAGAGCATCATCGCCCCCAGCTTGCGGGCGTCGGCGATCGGCATGGTCGTCCATTGCACGGGCACGGCCGAGGTCACGCGGGCGTTCACTTCGGCTTCGATCTTGCGCAGCTCTTCGTGCGACAGCGGTCGCGGGTTGGGGAAATCAAAACGCAGCCAATCGCGATCGACTTTCGAGCCCTGCTGCTGGGCATGCGCGCCCAGGTGCGTGCGCAGAGCGTAATGCAGCATGTGCGTGGCGGAATGGGCCCGGATAATGCCGGCGCGACGCTCGGCATCCACGCGCGCCGTCACCGTGGCGCCCTGCCGCAGGATGCCGGAGCGCAGGTGGCCGACGTGCAGGATGAACCCGCCCTCGCGGAGCGTGTTCGTTACCTCGAAGCGCACGCCTTCGGCCACCAGGTTGCCGGTGTCGCCGACCTGACCGCCGCTCTCGCCGTAGAACGGGCTCTTGTCGAGCACGACAACGACTGGTTGCGCGTGCCCAACTTCGTTGATCTGATCGCACAGTTTGTCCTGCGCAATCAAGCCCACCACGCGGGCCTGCGATTCCAGGGTCTCGTAGCCCAGGAACTCCGTACCGTGCATCGCCTTCTTGAGCGCATCCAACGGGCTCGACTGAAAAAGCTCGACCTTCTGGCCGCCCCCCGACTCGACGCCGTGCCGCTCCATCGCCGCGCGATAACCGGCCCAATCGAACGTGAAGTTTCGCTCGGCGGCGAGTGTTTCGAACAGTTCAGGCGGAAAACCGTGCGTGGTGTACATGTCGGCCGCTTCTTCGCCCGAGACCATCACCCGGCCGCTCTTACCCATGTCGCGGAAGATGCGATCAATGCGGTCCAGGCCGCCGTCGATGGTCGAGAAGAAGTTCCCCTCCTCCTTCGAGATCACTTGCGCGACGCGCGTGGCAGTCTCGGCCAATTCGGGGTACGGCCCGCGCATTAGCTCGACCACTTTCGGTACCAGCAAGTGCAGGAACGGCGCGTGCAATCCGATCTGATGGCCGTCGAGCACCGCCCGGCGCAGAAGCCGCTTGACGACGTACTTCTCCTTGTTGGGACCGGGATACACGTTTTCGTGAATCGCGAACGTACAGGCGCGGATGTGATCGGCAATGCGCCGCAGCCGGCGCCCGTGCTCGCTCGTGGGGTCGTACTTGATGCCGCACACTTCGCCGGCCGCTTCGACCAGGGGGCGCAAAATGTCGATGTGGTAGTTCGTCTCGACCCCTTGCATGACCGCCGCGGCCCGCTCGAGCCCCATGCCGGTATCGATGTTCTTGCTCGGCAGCGGCCGCAAATTGTCGGGCGGATTGCCAACGCGATTGAACTGTGTGAAAACCAGGTTCCAGATCTCGACCGAACCGGAATCGGAGTGAAAGAATATCTCGCTGCACGGCCCGCAGACGCCGTCAGGCCCCTGGCTGGGCGCTCCGGCAGGCCAGAAATTGTCGTCTTCGCCGAAGCGATCGATCTTGTTCGTCGGCAGCTTGATCTCGTTGGCCCAGATGTTCGCGGCCTCGTCATCGTCGACGTAGACCGAGACGCTCAGTTGTGCGGGCGGCAGCGCGAGCCATTTCTTGCTGGTGAGAAACTCCCAGGCCCACTGGATCGCTTCGCGCTTGAAATAATCGCCGAAGCTGAAATTGCCCAGCATCTCGAAAAACGTGTGGTGGTAGGCGGTGCGGCCGACGTTATCGATATCGCCGGTGCGCAGGCATTTCTGGCAGGTCGTGGCGCGGGTGAACTCGAGCTTGCACTTGCCGAGAAAATGATCCTTGAACTGGTTCATGCCGGCCGGCGTGAACAAGACCGACGGGTCCCAGACGGGGACCAGGACGTCGCTGGGGCGGCGCACGCACCCCTTCGACTCGAAAAAGGTCAGATATTTTTCGCGTAATTCGTCCGTCTTCATCGCTGTTTCGCGCTCAGTGCCGCGGGAAGTGCCAGAAACCGGCCATCATAGCCGGACCCGAGAAAAGCAACCAGCGGAGCCGCGCGGCGTCGCCCGCGAAACGGTGCCAAGAAAGAGCCGCTTCGCGGCGGAGAAGCGCCGCTGAAATCACCCGGTTTCCGTAAGCCCTGTCAGCAAGACCGGGACACGGCGGCCGTGGTTCACGAAGCTAGCGCGTGGCCGGATAAGTCGACGGGCAAAATGAGTTTGCCCTACGGCTGCGGGTGCACGGTCACCATATCGCTCTTTCCGGGAGCGGCGGCCAGACGCAACATGACATCACCGTCTTTCTCCGCGATCGCCTTCTGGAATTCGTCGGGCGTTTCCACGCGCACTCCGCCAACGTGGCTGATGAGCATCGAACGGCGCAAGCCCGCTTCCCACGCGGGACTCCCCTCGACAACGTCGCGGACGATCACGCAGGGATCGGCCGGAGCTTCGCCCGAGTTCACGCGCGACTGGTATTCGAGCATGGCGGTCGCGTAATCGACCGTCAAACCGCGCCAAGAAGGCGACGGCTTGGTGACGATCACTTTGCCTTGCACGGGGAACTTGGCCAGCGGCACCTGCCGATGGAAAAGGCGGCCGCCACGCTCGACCGTGATGCGCGCCGGGCTGCCCGCGGGTAACTGGCCGATGTTCAACATCAAGTCGTCGCCGTCGCGGATCCAGTGTTCGTTCACCGCCTTGATGACGTCGTTCGGACGGATATCCGCTTGCCGCGCTGGGCCGGCGGCATAGATCATGTCGACGCGCACGCCGTTGCCGGGCCGCCCCTCGTCGCGGCGAAATGTGATCCCCAGCAGGCCGTGCGTACGTTCCTCGCCGGCCTTGAGCTTGTCGACCGTTTCGCGGAAAGCGTCGTCGACCGGAATGGCGTAACCGGCGGCTTGCTCATAACCGGCGACCGCAGCCAGGCTGGTAGTGAGCCCGACCATTTCCCCCTGCAGATTCAAAAGCGCCCCGCCGCTGGTCCCGAGGTTCAGCTTGGCATCGGTTTGGATCAGCGATCCAAAGTGCTGCAGCGTCGGCCGGCTGGGGGCGCCGTTATCGCCTGCCACGGGCGGACTTTTGCGTTGCAGGTTCGCGACGATTCCCCAACTGGCGCTCGCCTGCCCATCGCGAGCGATCGCGTACGGGTTGCCCAGCGCGATGACGATTTGCCCTTTCTGCAGTTTCGTACTGTCACCGAACGTCATCGGCACGAACTCGTTATCCGTTACTGGCTCGATGACTTCCAGCACGGCCAGATCGCTATACGGAGAGGCTCCCTTCACCGTGGCACGGTAAACCTTGCGCGAGACCGTTGTCACGTAGTAGTCGCTCTTCTCCTCCAGCGCGAGCGCATGATGGTTCGTGAGTACCAACCCCTTGCCGATGATCACGCCCGTGGCGAACGCCGTGGGGACGAACTCCGGATCGTGCGGCCCTTGCTGGGCGAGCCCTTGCCGCCCGTTGAAGAAATTCGGCTGAACGTCGGCCAGCCCGTTCCCCTTGTCGGCGACGCGGGCAATGCTGACGACCGATTTCTCGCTGCGGGCGATGGCCGCTACCACGGCATCCTGTAGAGCAATCGCTGCCGCCAGGCCGCTTGGCTCTTCCGCTCGAATGCTCGACGGCGCTGACAGACCAACAAGTAACCAGCCAACAGCCAGGCAGGCGACAGCCCTGGCTCCCCCGCGCCGTGCTGGTAGCGTACGGCAATTCTCGCAACCGACAGAATAAAGCTGCGTTCGACTCATGCCTCTACCCGATCCCTAATCATTCACCCGCAGCGTTCGTGTCACGAAAGCTTATCGGGTGCTGAGGGGGCCGGGTCCGCGCCGAGCGCCCTCACGTTTATTCGCCGCCGTCGCTATTTCCTTCACTCGCACTGGCCGCCGCCAAAGGGGCGCCGGCCGCCATGATTTTTTGCTTCAGCTCCTCGACCAGGGCCGGATTCTCGACGAGGTAAGCCCGCGTCTTTTCGCGTCCCTGACCGAGCTGCATTTCGCCGTACCGGAACCACGCCCCCGAGCGGACGATCAGCTTTTGGGCCATGGCCAGGTCGAGCACGTCCCCTTCGTAACTGATGCCGTCAGCGTGCATCATATCAAACTCTGCCACGCGGAACGGAGGCGCGACCTTGTTTTTGACCACCTTGGCCCGTACCCGCTGGCCGACCACATCCTCCCCCTCTTTGAGCTGGCCGATACGGCGGACGTCGATGCGGCAGGAGCTATAGAACTTCAAGGCCCGGCCGCCGGGAGTGGTCTCGGGGCTGCCGAACATGACGCCGATCTTCTCGCGGATCTGGTTGATGAAAATCACGCTCGTCTTGCTCTTGGCGATGGCGCCCGTCAGCTTGCGCATGGCCTGGCTCATGAGGCGTGCTTGCAAACCGACGAAAGAATCGCCGATCTCGCCTTCGAGCTCTTTTTGCGGAACCAGGGCGGCGACCGAGTCGACCACGATCACGTCCACGGCGTTCGACTTGATGAGCATCTCGGTGATTTGCATCGCCTCTTCGCCGCTGCCCGGCTGACTCACCAGGAGCGTCTCCAACTCGACGCCGAGCTTTTTCGCCCAACCAGGATCGAGGGCGTGTTCCGCATCGATAAAGGCGGCGATGCCACCGCCCCGCTGGGCCCGGGCCACCACGTGAAGGGCCAACGTGGTCTTGCCGCTCGATTCGGGCCCGAAGATCTCGATGATGCGTCCCTTAGGAATTCCCTGGCCGCCAAGGGCCAGGTCCAGCGATAAGCTGCCGGTCGACACACCCTGAATTTGCACGGCCTTATCGGTCCCCAGGGGCATGATGGCCCCTTCGCCGAACTGCTTTTCGATCTGCGCCACCGCGTTCTTCAATGGCGCACTGCCGTCGAGCACCGACTTCGCGGCGTCCTTCTCACGCGCCTCACTGTTCCGCGCGGGCTTCGTCGTGGGGGCTTCTTTTTTGACCATACGATGATTCGTTTTCACCGCGGTAACCATGCGCACAATCCTTGTTCTGGTAGTAGCTTACGCCACGTGCGCCCCAGCCATCGACGGGCCGACGCACAGGGCCATTGCCATAATCAGTGAACGCATGAATACTATATCGGTGTACACTACTCCCTTCAAGAGAGAAATTTGAGGATTTCCGCCAAGCACATAGGCAACTTTCGGCCGACATTATGGGGCCGTTCCCGGCACGCCGGCAACGCTTTTTCGCACGAGTAGCCCCGGCGACGGCATTTTACAGCCCACCCAGCTCGGCGGTGGCCAGCGGCTCATGAATTGGGCCGCCGCGATCAAGTTCACTAGAGAATGTCACCACTTCATCGACATCGATGACCCCCGCCACGAAATCGGCATGTTCGGCCAGCACGCGGGCGAGCTCGGCCATGCCACGGTCGGCGTTGCGCACGCGACCGATCGTCAGGTGCGCGCGGAAGCGGCGTTGCTCGGCGCGAAAGCCGATCGCGGCCAGCGACTCGTCGAGCGCTTTGTGCAAAGCATCGATCTCTTCGGCACCCTCGTCGGCGCCAATCCAGACGGTGCGCGGGTGCGACAGATTCGGAAATGCCCCGGCCCCGGCCAGGCGTAACGAAAACGGAGGCACATCGGCTGTAGCCCGCGCCACCGCGTCGCAAACCTCCGGGATGTCGCGCAGGTCGACGTCGCCCAGGAACTTCAGCGTCAGGTGCATGTGGTCGGGCTTGACCCAGCGAACATTCGCGCCGGTCGCCTGCAGTTTGCTGATCAGGCGCGCGGCGCGCAGTTGCACCTCGGAAGAAACTTCGACGGCGATGAACGTTCGCACGCTGCGCTGCATGATGCTTTGAGCGACTACTCCCGCGCGCCAACACGGCCTGGCGAGTGCCGAACGGCCAGAACGAGCTTCGCGAATCCGGCCGTGGCAACAATCCCTACAAGCTGAACGTTTAGAAGCTGAGCATGCGCCGATATTCCTGCATGCGGCGTTCCAAATCGTCGCGTTCGATCCTTTTCATGCGCTCCAGGCTGAAATCTTCGACCGTGAAGCTGGCCACCAGCGTGCCGTAAGCCAGGGCGGTTTTCAGCGTTTGCGGGTCGAATTTCTGCTGTTCGGCCAGGTAGCCCATCATGCCACCCGCGAAGGTGTCGCCGGCGCCCGTGGGGTCGATGACGTCGGGCGTGGGATAGGCAGGCATGACGTAGGT
Encoded here:
- the alaS gene encoding alanine--tRNA ligase, whose product is MKTDELREKYLTFFESKGCVRRPSDVLVPVWDPSVLFTPAGMNQFKDHFLGKCKLEFTRATTCQKCLRTGDIDNVGRTAYHHTFFEMLGNFSFGDYFKREAIQWAWEFLTSKKWLALPPAQLSVSVYVDDDEAANIWANEIKLPTNKIDRFGEDDNFWPAGAPSQGPDGVCGPCSEIFFHSDSGSVEIWNLVFTQFNRVGNPPDNLRPLPSKNIDTGMGLERAAAVMQGVETNYHIDILRPLVEAAGEVCGIKYDPTSEHGRRLRRIADHIRACTFAIHENVYPGPNKEKYVVKRLLRRAVLDGHQIGLHAPFLHLLVPKVVELMRGPYPELAETATRVAQVISKEEGNFFSTIDGGLDRIDRIFRDMGKSGRVMVSGEEAADMYTTHGFPPELFETLAAERNFTFDWAGYRAAMERHGVESGGGQKVELFQSSPLDALKKAMHGTEFLGYETLESQARVVGLIAQDKLCDQINEVGHAQPVVVVLDKSPFYGESGGQVGDTGNLVAEGVRFEVTNTLREGGFILHVGHLRSGILRQGATVTARVDAERRAGIIRAHSATHMLHYALRTHLGAHAQQQGSKVDRDWLRFDFPNPRPLSHEELRKIEAEVNARVTSAVPVQWTTMPIADARKLGAMMLFGEKYPDVVRVVSMGDFSKELCGGTHLSNTGQAGLFKIVGEESVAAGTRRITALTGPAALQKVQDEEALLAEVAATLKVPVSEVPARVAALAKEVRELKKQPARGPSGEEFSAEKLLATAEDVSGTKVIVAEVPGGTRPVLRQLIDQLRRKGTPTAVFLASVEQDKVVLAAGVSRDLEQKKVHAGQWVKAAAEVVGGSGGGRPDMAEAGGKDPAKLPAALDRARQAIHDQLAAHVG
- the fabD gene encoding ACP S-malonyltransferase produces the protein MPPVSKIAFLFPGQGAQSVGMGAALAEKLPAVRELYDRANAVLGFDLAKLCFEGPAEELDSTVISQPALFVTSLAAVEALRAESPDVVLSCEAAAGLSLGEYTALTFAGVLDFEDGLRLVQLRGAAMQDAADAAPSGMVSILGMERVQVQSVVDQARGGDVLEIANLLCPGNIVISGSNAACERAAELAEKSGAMKAVPLAVAGAFHTKIMEPAVARLSAGLAKVKMHDPKIPVVSNVDAAAHANPEEIRALLVKQVVNPVRWEDSLRHLIDQGVDQFYEVGPGRVLRGLLRRIDRKIACQSVMD
- the rpmF gene encoding 50S ribosomal protein L32: MAVPKRRQSNSKTRSRRAHDFKTPPQLHYCPQCSTALPSHVVCPNCGYYMGRVMVEPAE
- the recA gene encoding recombinase RecA, with product MVTAVKTNHRMVKKEAPTTKPARNSEAREKDAAKSVLDGSAPLKNAVAQIEKQFGEGAIMPLGTDKAVQIQGVSTGSLSLDLALGGQGIPKGRIIEIFGPESSGKTTLALHVVARAQRGGGIAAFIDAEHALDPGWAKKLGVELETLLVSQPGSGEEAMQITEMLIKSNAVDVIVVDSVAALVPQKELEGEIGDSFVGLQARLMSQAMRKLTGAIAKSKTSVIFINQIREKIGVMFGSPETTPGGRALKFYSSCRIDVRRIGQLKEGEDVVGQRVRAKVVKNKVAPPFRVAEFDMMHADGISYEGDVLDLAMAQKLIVRSGAWFRYGEMQLGQGREKTRAYLVENPALVEELKQKIMAAGAPLAAASASEGNSDGGE
- the thpR gene encoding RNA 2',3'-cyclic phosphodiesterase; protein product: MRTFIAVEVSSEVQLRAARLISKLQATGANVRWVKPDHMHLTLKFLGDVDLRDIPEVCDAVARATADVPPFSLRLAGAGAFPNLSHPRTVWIGADEGAEEIDALHKALDESLAAIGFRAEQRRFRAHLTIGRVRNADRGMAELARVLAEHADFVAGVIDVDEVVTFSSELDRGGPIHEPLATAELGGL
- a CDS encoding trypsin-like peptidase domain-containing protein; protein product: MSRTQLYSVGCENCRTLPARRGGARAVACLAVGWLLVGLSAPSSIRAEEPSGLAAAIALQDAVVAAIARSEKSVVSIARVADKGNGLADVQPNFFNGRQGLAQQGPHDPEFVPTAFATGVIIGKGLVLTNHHALALEEKSDYYVTTVSRKVYRATVKGASPYSDLAVLEVIEPVTDNEFVPMTFGDSTKLQKGQIVIALGNPYAIARDGQASASWGIVANLQRKSPPVAGDNGAPSRPTLQHFGSLIQTDAKLNLGTSGGALLNLQGEMVGLTTSLAAVAGYEQAAGYAIPVDDAFRETVDKLKAGEERTHGLLGITFRRDEGRPGNGVRVDMIYAAGPARQADIRPNDVIKAVNEHWIRDGDDLMLNIGQLPAGSPARITVERGGRLFHRQVPLAKFPVQGKVIVTKPSPSWRGLTVDYATAMLEYQSRVNSGEAPADPCVIVRDVVEGSPAWEAGLRRSMLISHVGGVRVETPDEFQKAIAEKDGDVMLRLAAAPGKSDMVTVHPQP
- the fabG gene encoding 3-oxoacyl-[acyl-carrier-protein] reductase, coding for MADTFDAKLSVDLRGQTAIVTGASQGLGRAIAVGLARAGARVACIARNADKLRSTVDEIASAGGTAEAFSCDVTQSESVQKTVDAVLEKWEKLQILVNNAGITRDTLIPRMQDDQWDDVINTNLRGAFLFTRAVTRPMMQGRYGRIVNIASVSGLMGNPGQANYSASKAGLIGMTRSVARELATRKVTVNAIAPGFIETEMTDKLGEKVLEEVVNRVPVRRLGTPDEVVGSVLFLVSNAASYITGHVLTIDGGLTA